From Cinclus cinclus chromosome 2, bCinCin1.1, whole genome shotgun sequence, one genomic window encodes:
- the ALCAM gene encoding CD166 antigen has translation MPCPLEVPDGLMFGKWKYEMPNGSPVFIAFRSSTKKNVQYDDVPDYKDRLNLSENYTLSIKNARISDEKRFVCMLVTEDDVSEEPTIVKVFKQPSQPEILHQANLLETEKLQMLGECVSRDSYPEGNVTWYKNGRVLHPVDDVVVINLQKMVDRTTGLFTMTSSLQYMPTKEDVNAKFSCIVTYYGPSGQKTMQSEPVVFDVHYPTEKVTIQVLPQSSTIKEGDNITLKCSGNGNPPPQEFLFYIPGETEGIRSSDTYVMTDVRRNATGEYRCSLTDKSMMDSTTITVHYLDLQLTPSGEVTKQIGEALPVSCTISSSRNATVFWIKDNTRMQTSPSFSSLQYQDAGNYVCETTLQEVEGLRKRQTLKLIVEGKPQIKMTKKTNTNKMSKTIICHVEGFPKPAVQWTVTGSGSIVNKTEETKYVNGKFSSKIVIAPEENVTLTCIAENELERTVTSMNVSAISIPEYDEPEDRGDDNSEKVNDQAKLIVGIVVGLLLVALIAGVVYWLYVKKSNDAKRKSEKAAAQNFPSLPRTASKHVDKDLGNIEENKKLEENNHKSET, from the exons ATGCCTTGTCCTCTAGAAGTACCAGATGGTCTTATGtttggaaaatggaaatat GAAATGCCAAATGGATCTCCAGTATTTATTGCCTTCAGAtcatcaacaaaaaaaaatgtacagtaTGATGATGTACCAGACTACAAAGACAGGTTGAATCTCTCAGAAAACTATACATTATCCATCAAGAATGCAAGAATCAGTGATGAAAAGAGATTTGTATGCATGCTAGTTACAGAAGATGATGTTTCCGAAGAGCCGACGATAGTCAAAGTTTTCA AGCAACCCTCTCAACCAGAAATCTTACATCAAGCAAACCTCTTAGAAACAGAGAAGCTACAAATG CTTGGGGAGTGTGTTTCAAGGGACAGCTATCCTGAGGGCAATGTCACGTGGTACAAAAATGGGAGAGTTTTGCATCCCGTGGATGATG ttgTGGTCATAAATTTGCAAAAGATGGTGGACAGAACAACCGGACTCTTCACCATGACATCATCCCTTCAGTACATGCCAACAAAGGAAGATGTAAATGCCAAGTTTTCTTGCATTGTGACTTACTATGGACCATCTGGCCAGAAGACAATGCAGTCTGAACCAGTTGTCTTCGATGTTCACT ACCCAACAGAGAAGGTGACTattcaagtgctgccacaaagTAGTACCATTAAAGAGGGTGATAACATCACTCTGAAGTGCTCAGGAAATGGCAACCCTCCTCCACAGGAGTTCCTGTTTTACATTCCA GGAGAAACAGAAGGTATAAGAAGCTCAGATACTTACGTAATGACAGATGTGAGACGAAATGCAACAGGAGAATACAGGTGCTCTCTGACTGACAAAAGCATGATGGACTCAACCACCATCACTGTGCACT ATTTGGATTTACAGCTTACTCCTAGTGGAGAAGTAACAAAACAGATTGGAGAGGCCTTGCCTGTGTCATGTACGATTTCTTCTAGTAGAAATGCAACTGTGTTTTGGATAAAG GACAATACCAGAATGCAAACAAGTCCATCATTTTCAAGTCTTCAGTATCAAGATGCTGGAAACTATGTCTGTGAAACTACTCTACAGGAGGTCGAAGGATTGAGGAAAAGACAGACACTTAAACTTATTGTGGAAG GAAAACCTCAAATCAAAATGACCAAGAAAACCAACACAAATAAAATGTCTAAAACAATTATCTGCCATGTGGAAGGTTTCCCCAAACCAGCAGTGCAGTGGACAGTTACGGGCAGCGGAAGCATCGTAAATAAA ACAGAGGAGACAAAATATGTTAATGGGAAATTTTCCAGTAAAATTGTAATTGCTCCTGAAGAAAATGTAACTTTAACTTGCATTGCAGAAAATGAGCTAGAAAGGACTGTGACCTCCATGAACGTCTCTGCTA taagTATTCCGGAATATGATGAGCCAGAGGATAGAGGTG ATGACAATAGTGAAAAGGTTAATGACCAGGCAAAGCTCATAGTGGGAATTGTGGTCGGTCTTCTGCTGGTTGCTCTCATTGCAGGTGTTGTCTACTGGCTCTATGTGAAGAAatcaaa